A stretch of Megalobrama amblycephala isolate DHTTF-2021 linkage group LG14, ASM1881202v1, whole genome shotgun sequence DNA encodes these proteins:
- the LOC125246089 gene encoding NLR family CARD domain-containing protein 3-like isoform X2, producing the protein MTSAPVGAPSKEKCGSTADNSQDALRDFKDSSLRLKNKLKREYKQILVGNSQTGHREYLNDIYTDLYVVENETGGQVNDHEVIQIQSNHNRLTAKETPIKCNDMFKIQCDTGRQNGKILTIGIAGVGKTVSINKFILDWAEGKENQDIVFIFPLPFRRLNLIKEEYSLVGLLNKYFFRSPEELSSLPGDDGKVMFIFDGLDECRFPLNFKEDDAFIDFKEKTTVSKIITNLIKAHLVPSALIWITSRPAAAGLIPRDYIDKVTEVRGFNDEQKEQYFKNNSSPEVSENIIRYIRKSRTLHIMCHIPVFCWISLTVLEPLLAQESNDKSPTTLTGMYTNFLLTQQEQMEKKYKDNHEPIAKVESFDQIILKLGKLAFQQLEKGQLIFYKEDLEECGLDVSEGTLYSGLCTRMFQEEKVSARNVYSFVHLSVQEFLAALYVFLISKNKKENPFVESWRENLTWKLSKQPLFQLHKAAINKALQSENGHLDLFLRFFLGLSMESNQRDLKVMLPKLKLKTENVKDTVDYIKQKIEMEKSVERTNNLFHCLSELKDDFVEEIQKNLNSGNLSAQNLSSVQWSSLVFLLLMSEEAQEKFELQKYRRSDEALMRLLPVIKNTKRALLQCCNLTAQCCESLSSLLQSSNCVLRELDLSNNDLQDLGVKLLSDGLKSPACQLEILRFSICNLTAQCCENLSSVLQSSNCVLRELDLSNNDLQDLGVKLLSDGLKSPNCKLEILRLSGCMLTEEGCRYVSSALSSNSSHLRELDLSYNHPEDSGVKLLTDTLIHQNCPLDKLNVDHGGEIRITAGVRKYSHQLNLDRNTVNKRLCLSERNRVITSPFSELQSYPDHPDRFDVWQVLCRESVCGRCYWEIEWSGCVHISVSYKSISRKGRGNECLFGCNDQSWSLICSSSSYTFRHNDIITNLPVKSISSRIGVYVDHSAGTLSFYSISGDTMSLIHTVQTTFTQPLYPGFSVYNGSVKLC; encoded by the exons ATGACATCTGCCCCCGTTGGAGCTCCTTCTAAAGAGAAATGtg GCTCAACTGCAGACAACAGTCAAGATGCTCTTCGTGATTTCAAAGATTCCAGCCTCAGACTGAAGAACAAATTAAAACGGGAATACAAGCAGATATTGGTTGGTAATTCACAGACAGGTCATCGGGAATACCTGAACGATATTTACACTGATTTATATGTGGTGGAGAATGAGACCGGAGGACAAGTGAATGACCATGAGGTGATACAGATCCAATCAAATCACAACCGATTGACTGCCAAGGAGACACCAATCAAGTGTAATGACATGTTTAAAATCCAGTGTGACACTGGTCGACAAAATGGAAAAATACTGACAATAGGGATTGCAGGAGTGGGAAAAACTGTCTCTATCAATAAATTCATCCTTGACTGggctgaaggaaaagaaaaCCAGGATATAGTCTTCATATTTCCACTTCCATTCCGTAGACTTAATTTGATTAAAGAAGAGTACAGTCTCGTGGGACTGCTTAACAAATACTTCTTTAGGAGTCCTGAAGAACTGTCCTCTCTTCCTGGAGATGATGGTAAGgtcatgttcatctttgatgggtTGGATGAATGTCGCTTCCCTCTGAACTTTAAAGAGGATGACgcatttatagattttaaagaaaaaacaactgTGAGTAAGATAATTACAAACCTTATCAAGGCACATCTggttccctctgctctcatctggatcacatccagaccagcagcagctggTCTCATACCCCGAGACTACATTGATAAAGTGACAGAAGTGCGAGGATTTAACGATGAGCAGAAAGAGCAATACTTCAAAAATAACAGCAGTCCTGAGGTTTCTGAAAACATTATCCGTTATATAAGGAAATCCAGGACCTTgcacatcatgtgccacatccctgtcttctgctggatctctcTCACTGTTCTTGAGCCTCTACTGGCTCAAGAGAGCAATGACAAATCTCCCACAACTCTCACAGGGATGTACACAAACTTCTTACTTACTCAGCAGGaacagatggaaaaaaaatacaaagataATCATGAACCTATAGCCAAAGTTGAGTCTTTTGATCAGATTATTCTAAAGCTTGGGAAACTGGCCTTTCAACAGCTGGAGAAAGGTCAACTGATTTTCTACAAAGAAGATCTTGAGGAATGTGGACTAGATGTCAGTGAAGGGACATTGTACTCAGGGCTTTGCACCCGGATGTTTCAGGAGGAAAAGGTTTCAGCAAGAAACGTTTACAGCTTCGTACATCTCAGCGTACAGGAATTTCTTGCTGCTCTCTACGTGTTTTTGATTAgcaaaaacaagaaagaaaaccCATTTGTGGAATCCTGGAGAGAGAACCTGACATGGAAACTCTCCAAACAGCCACTGTTTCAGCTTCATAAGGCTGCGATCAACAAGGCTTTACAAAGCGAGAATGGACACCTGGACCTTTTCCTTCGGTTCTTTCTGGGTCTCTCTATGGAATCCAATCAGAGAGACCTAAAGGTAATGCTGccaaaactgaaactaaaaacaGAGAATGTTAAAGACACTGTTGACTATATCAAACAGAAAATAGAGATGGAAAAATCAGTAGAGAGGACCAACAATCTCTTCCACTGTCTGAGTGAACTGAAAGATGACTTTGTGGAAGAAATCCAGAAGAACCTGAACTCAGGAAATCTTTCAGCACAGAATCTCTCCTCTGTTCAGTGGTCTAGCCTGGTGTTTCTGCTCCTGATGTCAGAAGAAGCTCAAGAGAAGTTTGAACTGCAGAAATACAGAAGATCTGATGAAGCACTAATGAGACTGCTGCCAGTCATCAAAAACACCAAAAGAGCACT ACTACAGTGCTGTAATCTCACTGCTCAGTGTTGTGAGAGTTTGTCATCACTTTTACAATCCTCAAACTGTgttctgagagagctggatctgagtaacaatgacctgcaggatttaggagtgaagcttctttctgatggactgaagagtccaGCCTGTCAGCTGGAGATATTGAG aTTTTCCATATGTAATCTCACTGCTCAGTGTTGTGAGAATTTGTCATCAGTTTTACAATCCTCAAACTGTgttctgagagagctggacctgagtaacaatgacctgcaggatttAGGAGTGAAGCTTCtgtctgatggactgaagagtccaaactgtaagctggagatactgag ATTGTCTGGCTGCATGTTGACAGAGGAAGGCTGTCGTTATGTGTCTTCAGCCCTGAGTTCAAACTCCTCAcatctgagagagctggatctgagctacaatcacccagAAGATTCAGGAGTCAAGCTACTCACCGATACACTCATCCATCAAAACTGCCCATTGGATAAACTCAA TGTGGATCACGGGGGAGAGATCAGGATTACAGCAGGAGTACGCAAAT attcccatcagctcAATCTGGATCggaacacagtgaataaacgcCTCTGTCTGTCTGAGAGAAACAGAGTGATTACTAGCCCTTTCTCAGAGCTTcagtcgtatcctgatcatccagacagatttgatgtgtggcaggtgttgtgtagagagagtgtgtgtggacgctgttactgggagattgagtggagtggatGTGTgcatatatcagtgtcatataagagcatcagcaggaagggacggggtaatgagtgtttgtttggatgtaatgatcagtcctggagtttgatctgctcttcctccagttACACATTCAGACACAATGACATAATTACTAATCTTCCAGTAAAGTCCATTAGcagtagaataggagtgtatgtggatcacagtgcaggaactctgtccttctacagcatctctggagacacaatgagcctcatccacacagtccagaccacattcactcaaccgctctatcctgggtttagtGTTTATAATggatcagtgaaactgtgttga